A stretch of Paenibacillus peoriae DNA encodes these proteins:
- a CDS encoding DUF4178 domain-containing protein yields the protein MGVWKRISNLFAKPEPPKAEKSMLHLNPGDICEVSLVTYEVVGRVHNRARNAVVLTLQDGNQISYLHIEERETLQFGLYQAIDGRLDNPEEVPTILELDDTTYHLEEQYSGQVTVMGRAPFRQGGEQHVWQYQSDNYHLLRVEWQDGRFMLYEGEEVITGDVKVIRAS from the coding sequence ATGGGTGTTTGGAAACGAATTTCAAATCTATTTGCTAAGCCGGAGCCGCCAAAAGCAGAGAAAAGCATGCTTCACTTAAATCCAGGTGATATCTGTGAAGTTTCGCTTGTCACCTATGAAGTGGTAGGTCGTGTACATAATCGTGCCCGGAATGCCGTTGTTTTGACACTTCAGGATGGTAATCAAATCAGTTATCTTCATATAGAGGAACGGGAAACACTGCAATTCGGACTATATCAGGCCATCGACGGCAGACTTGACAACCCTGAGGAAGTGCCGACCATTTTAGAGCTGGATGATACAACGTATCATTTGGAGGAGCAATATTCTGGGCAAGTTACCGTCATGGGCCGTGCTCCTTTCCGACAGGGTGGAGAGCAGCATGTTTGGCAGTACCAGTCTGATAATTACCATTTGTTGCGGGTAGAGTGGCAGGACGGTCGCTTTATGCTTTATGAAGGAGAAGAAGTGATTACCGGAGACGTCAAGGTTATTCGGGCAAGCTAG
- a CDS encoding DUF350 domain-containing protein: MHFLETMKAMLVWTGAGAILIFALMYVDSLFTKYKDFAEVKAGNMAVTVRMIMKLVAQGYILSGSIATANNLLEALVYSVIAFVILLVLEVIVRLLLRYWAQFDLDKGTQEGKIGFGLFSGALHLVGALIITACF, from the coding sequence ATGCATTTTTTAGAAACGATGAAAGCAATGCTTGTATGGACTGGTGCGGGAGCTATTTTGATCTTCGCATTAATGTATGTCGACTCTTTATTCACGAAGTATAAGGATTTTGCCGAAGTGAAAGCTGGAAATATGGCCGTAACGGTACGAATGATTATGAAGCTGGTTGCACAAGGCTATATTTTGTCAGGCTCTATCGCTACAGCTAATAATTTGCTCGAAGCGCTTGTGTATTCTGTGATCGCTTTTGTCATCCTGCTTGTTTTGGAAGTTATTGTACGTCTGCTGTTGCGGTACTGGGCCCAGTTTGATCTGGATAAAGGTACACAGGAAGGTAAAATTGGTTTCGGCCTGTTTTCAGGAGCGCTGCATCTGGTTGGCGCCTTGATCATTACAGCATGCTTCTAG
- a CDS encoding PspA/IM30 family protein — MSIFKRLRDLTMSNINAIIDKAEDPVKMTDQYIRDMQEDLEDAEKAVAAQIAIEKRFKQQYEEQAALVKKREEQAHTAAKAQNVDLARRALEEKKSAEQKMNEFKAGYEQNKAAADNLRGKLDEMRRQLTEMKNKRETLVARYNAAKAQTEINKAMNGFSSDTATAGLKRMEEKMLQAEARAEASNEMSSKEKSLDEEFKELDKKSAVDDELAALLKQYENK, encoded by the coding sequence ATGTCTATTTTCAAACGATTAAGAGATCTTACGATGTCCAACATTAACGCCATTATTGACAAGGCAGAAGATCCAGTTAAAATGACGGACCAATACATTCGTGATATGCAAGAGGACCTGGAAGATGCAGAGAAAGCGGTAGCCGCTCAAATTGCTATTGAAAAGAGATTCAAACAGCAATACGAAGAACAGGCTGCTTTGGTAAAGAAACGCGAAGAACAGGCACATACCGCTGCAAAAGCACAAAATGTAGATCTGGCCCGTCGCGCGCTGGAAGAAAAGAAATCTGCTGAACAAAAAATGAACGAGTTCAAAGCTGGTTACGAACAGAACAAAGCTGCGGCCGATAACCTGCGTGGCAAGCTGGATGAAATGCGCAGACAGCTGACAGAAATGAAAAACAAGCGCGAGACACTGGTTGCCCGTTATAACGCAGCTAAAGCGCAAACTGAAATTAACAAAGCTATGAACGGTTTTAGCTCTGATACGGCAACTGCCGGATTGAAGCGTATGGAGGAAAAAATGCTGCAAGCAGAAGCACGTGCCGAAGCGAGCAACGAAATGTCTTCTAAGGAAAAATCGTTGGATGAGGAGTTCAAAGAGCTGGATAAGAAAAGCGCCGTGGACGATGAGCTTGCCGCTTTGTTGAAGCAATACGAAAATAAATAA
- a CDS encoding NADH:flavin oxidoreductase/NADH oxidase — MTDLFTPYQLKGLSLKNRIVMPPMCQFSVEAEDGNPTDWHHVHYVSRAVGGAGLIIVEMTAVHPDGRITDRDLGIWSDEHIPAYRKIVEEVHKYGAKIGIQLGHAGRKAEDAEQPVGPSSIPFSERLKKPHALKTAEVRELVQAYKEGARRAVEAGFDTVEIHGAHGYLIHQFHSPLTNTREDEYGQDLSLFGVEVIHAVKEVLPADMPVLMRISAKEYVEDGYNVEYITGVGERYRDAGVDIFHISSGGEGPIGSGGGPSARAGYQVDLAHTVREKLNVPVIAVGLLDDYEDARRVVQQKEADLVAIGRAMLRDPYWALHASRELKVQADIPEPYLRGF, encoded by the coding sequence GTGACCGACTTGTTTACTCCTTATCAATTAAAGGGGCTTTCTTTAAAAAATCGGATTGTTATGCCCCCGATGTGCCAATTCAGTGTGGAGGCCGAGGATGGAAATCCGACGGATTGGCATCATGTCCATTATGTGAGCCGAGCAGTAGGAGGTGCTGGTCTTATTATTGTGGAAATGACAGCGGTTCATCCTGATGGACGTATTACGGATCGTGATTTAGGTATTTGGAGTGACGAACATATTCCTGCATATCGTAAGATTGTAGAGGAAGTTCACAAGTATGGTGCCAAAATTGGCATTCAACTAGGCCACGCTGGACGCAAGGCCGAAGATGCTGAGCAACCTGTGGGTCCTTCTTCGATTCCTTTTAGCGAACGCCTTAAAAAGCCGCATGCCTTAAAGACAGCAGAAGTCAGGGAACTGGTTCAGGCATACAAAGAAGGCGCGCGCCGCGCGGTGGAAGCCGGTTTTGATACGGTTGAGATACATGGCGCTCACGGCTATCTGATCCATCAATTTCATTCGCCTTTAACAAATACGAGAGAAGATGAATATGGCCAGGATCTGTCACTGTTCGGTGTTGAGGTCATACATGCTGTTAAAGAGGTTCTTCCTGCTGATATGCCTGTGCTTATGCGGATATCTGCCAAAGAATACGTCGAGGATGGATATAATGTGGAATACATAACAGGTGTAGGGGAACGATATCGTGATGCAGGTGTGGACATTTTCCATATCTCTTCTGGTGGCGAGGGTCCAATTGGTTCTGGCGGAGGGCCGTCTGCGCGTGCTGGCTATCAGGTGGATTTAGCTCATACCGTCCGTGAAAAGCTGAATGTACCTGTAATTGCTGTTGGATTACTGGATGATTATGAGGACGCCCGTCGGGTTGTTCAGCAAAAAGAAGCTGATCTGGTAGCAATAGGCCGCGCCATGCTGCGTGATCCCTATTGGGCGTTGCATGCATCGCGGGAGCTAAAAGTACAGGCCGACATCCCAGAGCCTTACTTGCGCGGCTTTTAG
- a CDS encoding polysaccharide deacetylase family protein → MPYRGVLPCLALLLAFSSLPVHADAPPKIGTPHPKEAAVASSVHLSTDRATPTLAMLRKKHADIFKMCGPHTRQIALTFDDVPDSRYTPQVLDVLHANGIKATFFIVGHRAEKHPGIIRRIIREGHAIGNHSYTHPDFRKATPERFRNQITKTERILQASAGFRPKLIRPPYGEITEPQIKWARRHGYMIVNWNVDSLDWKGLSKTQIQRNVIPATGPGSIILMHAGGGQSSNLQGTVQALPGLIHSLKAKGYKFVTVPRLLHTSERK, encoded by the coding sequence ATGCCGTACAGGGGAGTGTTGCCATGCTTGGCACTGTTACTAGCATTTTCAAGTTTACCCGTTCACGCGGATGCGCCTCCCAAGATCGGAACGCCCCATCCGAAGGAAGCAGCTGTTGCTTCTTCTGTACATCTGAGTACAGATCGAGCTACTCCTACATTAGCAATGTTGCGTAAAAAACATGCGGACATTTTTAAAATGTGCGGCCCACACACCCGCCAAATTGCCTTAACCTTTGATGATGTGCCCGATTCTAGGTATACGCCGCAGGTTTTGGACGTATTACACGCCAACGGCATCAAAGCCACCTTTTTCATCGTCGGTCACCGTGCGGAGAAGCATCCGGGGATTATACGTCGTATTATCCGTGAAGGCCATGCTATAGGAAATCATTCCTATACTCATCCGGATTTTAGGAAGGCTACACCAGAACGCTTTCGCAACCAGATTACAAAAACAGAACGTATTTTACAAGCCAGCGCAGGTTTTCGCCCCAAGTTGATTCGTCCACCCTACGGTGAAATTACAGAGCCTCAAATAAAGTGGGCACGTCGTCATGGCTACATGATTGTCAACTGGAATGTAGACTCTCTCGACTGGAAGGGACTAAGTAAAACACAAATTCAGCGAAATGTGATTCCAGCTACAGGGCCTGGCTCTATTATTTTAATGCACGCTGGTGGAGGTCAAAGTTCCAACTTGCAAGGCACTGTCCAAGCTTTGCCGGGTCTAATTCACTCTCTAAAAGCTAAGGGCTACAAATTTGTGACAGTCCCCCGGCTACTCCACACATCGGAACGAAAATAA
- a CDS encoding 3D domain-containing protein, with product MKHLKHIGKTMKIAVLAAAIAGLAQTAGIADAASLHTAKEGDTFFLLAQRYGVSVDELTKANPNIASSNIYAGLQIKVPGEKSVKAASESKPQLLTEKAAANEAPTIEAWGKTFNYSKIVDVKASAYSAAADENGKWGAVDYYGNPLKLGTIAVDPNVIPMGTKVLVTGYSHPGLPDHSFVAVARDQGSAITGKRIDIFIPGNKSFVNDFGFQNVKLYVIDK from the coding sequence TTGAAACATTTAAAACATATTGGTAAAACGATGAAAATTGCGGTGCTTGCCGCAGCTATTGCAGGGTTGGCACAGACAGCTGGAATAGCGGATGCTGCCTCGCTTCACACTGCCAAAGAGGGCGATACCTTCTTTTTGCTTGCTCAACGTTATGGAGTATCGGTAGACGAGCTAACAAAGGCTAACCCAAACATTGCCTCCAGCAATATATATGCAGGTCTGCAAATTAAGGTGCCTGGCGAAAAAAGTGTAAAGGCAGCTTCGGAATCGAAGCCGCAGCTTCTTACGGAGAAAGCAGCAGCGAATGAGGCGCCAACGATTGAAGCTTGGGGTAAAACATTCAACTATAGCAAAATAGTTGACGTTAAGGCTTCAGCGTATTCTGCCGCAGCCGATGAGAATGGTAAATGGGGCGCAGTGGACTACTACGGCAATCCGCTTAAACTAGGTACAATTGCGGTAGATCCTAACGTCATTCCGATGGGCACGAAAGTACTGGTTACAGGCTACTCCCATCCAGGTTTGCCGGATCATTCTTTTGTAGCTGTCGCTCGCGATCAGGGCAGCGCCATTACAGGAAAGCGGATTGATATCTTTATTCCAGGCAACAAATCATTTGTGAACGACTTTGGATTTCAAAATGTGAAGCTGTACGTTATTGATAAATAG
- a CDS encoding amino acid ABC transporter ATP-binding protein has protein sequence MITVKQLRKSFGKNEILKGIDIDIAKGEVVVIIGPSGSGKSTFLRCMNLLEQPTDGEILFEGEPITARGHNINVTREKMGMVFQHFNLFPHKTVLQNLTLAPTQVRKQSGKEAEKIALELLRTVGLEDKKNTYPNQLSGGQKQRIAIARALAMQPHVMLFDEPTSALDPEMVGEVLDVMKKLAEGGMTMVIVTHEMGFAREVGDRIIFMDNGQIVEQGAPDQVFGTPSHDRTRDFLAKVL, from the coding sequence GTGATCACCGTTAAACAATTGCGTAAATCGTTCGGCAAGAATGAGATTTTAAAAGGCATTGATATAGATATCGCCAAAGGAGAAGTTGTCGTTATCATCGGTCCCAGCGGTTCGGGGAAGAGTACGTTTTTGCGTTGTATGAATCTGTTAGAACAGCCGACGGATGGGGAGATTTTATTTGAGGGCGAGCCGATTACAGCTCGTGGTCATAATATTAATGTAACCCGGGAAAAAATGGGGATGGTGTTCCAGCATTTTAATCTGTTCCCACACAAAACAGTGTTGCAGAACCTGACGCTTGCACCGACGCAGGTTAGAAAACAGTCAGGTAAGGAAGCGGAAAAAATTGCATTAGAACTCCTGCGTACCGTGGGGCTCGAGGATAAGAAGAATACCTATCCGAACCAGCTATCCGGTGGTCAGAAGCAACGTATTGCGATTGCGCGTGCTTTGGCCATGCAGCCGCACGTAATGCTGTTCGATGAGCCGACTTCTGCATTGGACCCTGAAATGGTTGGAGAGGTTCTGGATGTAATGAAGAAGCTCGCCGAAGGCGGTATGACAATGGTAATTGTAACGCATGAAATGGGCTTTGCCCGCGAGGTAGGCGATCGAATTATCTTTATGGATAACGGTCAAATTGTGGAGCAGGGTGCACCAGACCAGGTATTTGGCACTCCAAGCCATGATCGCACTCGTGATTTTCTTGCCAAAGTATTGTAA
- a CDS encoding ABC transporter substrate-binding protein/permease — protein MKKAYRFTALVLTAVILLLTGLPMLNAYGTEAKPQKKLVVGMSADFPPYEFHKVINGKDTIVGFDVEIAKEIAKDLGAEMVPEDMSFDSLLPALQSGRVDLVLSGMTPTDERRKSIDFSDVYYRSKQVIMVRPEDKDKYPTMAALKGEKIGAQKGSIQEEIAQKVPNASVTSLDKISDLVLQLRTQRINAVVIEDTVAKGYTLDGTVTLAKAIPEDAGAETAVGIRKGNAELLASVNKTLARLKADGSIEKFSTEASALSADRQVSSNNIVDIFWKYRSLYATGIGYTLLLSALGVLFGFIIGLIVSLLRMSGIRIIEWLGTTYVEILRGTPMLVQLMIIHYGIALTLGVNFTPLQSGIITLSLNSSAYLAEIFRAGIQAVDRGQMEAARSLGMGRGKAMRHVILPQAFKSILPAIGNEFITIIKESSIISTIGMVDIMYQAQVIKNITYEGLSPFIITAAIYFVMTFSLSKLLGLWERKLRASDHR, from the coding sequence TTGAAAAAGGCATATCGTTTTACCGCCCTGGTTTTGACGGCGGTTATCTTGCTGTTGACGGGTCTTCCCATGCTCAATGCATACGGAACGGAAGCAAAGCCACAGAAAAAACTTGTAGTGGGCATGAGTGCCGACTTTCCGCCGTATGAGTTTCATAAAGTTATTAACGGTAAGGATACTATTGTTGGCTTCGATGTGGAAATCGCGAAGGAAATCGCCAAAGATTTGGGTGCGGAGATGGTCCCTGAGGACATGAGTTTTGACTCTTTGCTACCTGCTCTGCAAAGTGGTCGCGTAGACTTGGTACTGTCCGGTATGACACCGACGGATGAGCGTAGAAAAAGCATTGATTTTTCAGATGTATATTATCGCTCCAAGCAAGTCATTATGGTACGCCCAGAGGATAAAGACAAATATCCTACGATGGCTGCTTTGAAAGGCGAGAAGATTGGCGCGCAAAAGGGGAGTATTCAGGAAGAAATTGCTCAAAAAGTACCCAATGCCTCTGTAACCTCACTGGACAAAATATCCGATCTGGTACTCCAGCTGCGGACCCAGCGTATCAACGCTGTTGTGATCGAAGATACGGTTGCTAAAGGGTACACGTTAGATGGGACCGTAACACTTGCCAAAGCGATACCTGAGGATGCCGGAGCAGAAACTGCTGTAGGTATACGTAAGGGGAACGCAGAATTGCTTGCCTCTGTAAATAAAACGTTGGCTCGCCTGAAAGCGGACGGGTCGATTGAAAAGTTTTCTACAGAAGCGAGTGCACTCTCGGCAGATCGACAGGTTTCTTCTAATAACATCGTAGATATTTTTTGGAAATACCGCAGTCTTTACGCTACGGGTATTGGTTACACTCTGTTGCTGTCTGCACTCGGAGTACTGTTTGGATTTATCATTGGTCTGATCGTATCCTTGTTGCGGATGAGTGGTATACGCATCATTGAGTGGTTAGGTACCACATATGTGGAGATCCTGCGTGGCACACCTATGCTGGTGCAGCTCATGATCATTCACTACGGGATTGCTTTGACGCTGGGTGTCAATTTTACTCCACTCCAGTCCGGTATAATCACATTGTCTCTGAATAGCTCGGCATATCTGGCTGAAATTTTCCGTGCAGGTATCCAGGCAGTAGACCGTGGACAGATGGAGGCCGCACGCTCATTGGGTATGGGACGAGGCAAAGCTATGCGTCACGTCATTTTGCCACAAGCGTTTAAATCTATTTTGCCTGCTATAGGTAATGAGTTTATTACAATTATTAAAGAATCCTCCATTATTTCGACTATTGGTATGGTGGATATTATGTATCAAGCCCAGGTCATTAAGAATATTACCTACGAAGGATTAAGTCCGTTCATAATCACAGCCGCTATTTATTTTGTAATGACATTCAGCTTGTCTAAGCTGCTTGGTTTATGGGAAAGGAAGTTGAGAGCCAGTGATCACCGTTAA
- a CDS encoding M20 family metallopeptidase: MNFKQTIQKTIEQHAPRFKDISLYIGANPELGNEEFLAAARLKEELIFHGFEIQAPVLGIETAFIATYKAEKSGPVVAFLAEYDALKGLGHACGHHLICMMSTGAAVGLKSIIDETGGEVRVYGTPAEETRGAKVPMAAAGLFDDCDIALMTHPYDRYEKSGKSLAIDAVQFEFFGQSAHAAASPHEGINALDAVIQTFNGINAFRQQVKSTVRIHGIINQGGQAANIIPDYASAQFYVRAATRQELNPLTRRVIQIAEGAALQAGCRLETSNYETSYDEMVTNRVLSDAFTANLVQAGISQEDITEGEDHGSMDIGNVSLHCPAIHPYIQVIDEKHALHTPEFRDLAMQDRAMEGMLLAARTLAWTACDVITNPELLAQIKKEFALLNNEC; the protein is encoded by the coding sequence ATGAATTTTAAACAGACCATTCAAAAGACAATTGAGCAGCATGCCCCACGCTTTAAGGACATTTCGTTATATATTGGGGCAAATCCTGAACTTGGAAACGAGGAATTTCTGGCCGCTGCCCGTTTAAAAGAAGAACTCATTTTTCACGGTTTTGAGATCCAGGCACCCGTATTGGGCATAGAAACAGCCTTTATTGCAACTTACAAAGCTGAAAAATCCGGGCCGGTTGTCGCATTTCTGGCAGAATATGACGCTCTGAAAGGTTTAGGACACGCCTGTGGGCACCATCTGATATGCATGATGAGTACCGGTGCTGCCGTTGGCCTCAAGTCGATCATCGACGAAACTGGTGGAGAAGTACGGGTATACGGCACACCTGCCGAAGAAACTCGTGGTGCTAAGGTCCCTATGGCCGCTGCCGGTTTGTTTGATGATTGCGACATAGCACTTATGACGCATCCTTATGATCGTTACGAAAAATCAGGCAAATCGCTGGCGATTGATGCTGTACAATTCGAATTTTTTGGTCAATCCGCTCACGCGGCTGCCAGCCCGCACGAAGGCATTAACGCGCTGGACGCTGTGATTCAAACGTTCAATGGCATCAATGCGTTCCGTCAACAAGTAAAAAGCACAGTGCGTATCCATGGGATCATTAATCAGGGTGGCCAAGCAGCCAATATTATTCCTGATTACGCCTCAGCGCAATTTTATGTAAGGGCCGCTACACGTCAAGAACTGAACCCGCTGACTCGCCGTGTTATTCAAATTGCTGAAGGAGCTGCTTTACAGGCCGGGTGTCGTTTGGAGACCTCCAATTATGAGACTTCTTATGATGAAATGGTCACGAACCGTGTACTTTCCGATGCGTTTACCGCAAATTTGGTACAGGCTGGCATTTCGCAAGAAGATATAACGGAAGGCGAAGATCATGGCTCTATGGATATCGGAAATGTATCGCTTCATTGCCCTGCTATCCATCCTTACATTCAAGTTATTGACGAGAAGCATGCCTTGCATACACCAGAATTCCGCGATTTGGCGATGCAGGACCGAGCCATGGAAGGAATGCTGCTGGCTGCGAGAACTTTGGCATGGACTGCTTGCGATGTAATCACGAATCCTGAACTGCTAGCCCAGATAAAAAAAGAATTCGCTCTGCTGAATAACGAATGCTAA
- the glgA gene encoding glycogen synthase GlgA — MNILFAAAEAHPFIKTGGLADVIGALPKALRQAGCDVRIILPKYAGIPDTYKKSLRPVAVKQVAVGWRNQYCGIEELTLDGIKVYFIDNEYYFGRDGIYGYMDDGERFSFFNRAILEMLPELNFRPDILHCHDWHTAMVPLLLNADYRHLPFYSDIRTVFTIHNLLYQGDFPYEVLTELLNLDGSYFTSEGVEYHGRLNFMKGGLTYSDHVTTVSPTYAEEIQTEFYGYGLEGLLRKLGDQGRLTGIVNGIDTKSYNPATDNRIYTKYRTSLTKKKENKIGLQKELGLPVRPDVPMIAMVTRLVDMKGLDLVTRVLDEILYYDDIQFVVLGTGDPAFEHWFREAAGRYPLKMSAQLAFSEPLSRKIYAASDMYLMPSRFEPCGISQLLALRYGSIPIVRETGGLNDTVQAYNESTGEGNGFSFTNYNAHDMLNTIRRAVHFYRQSEHWSKLTQTAFAGEYSWDVSAEAYMDIYHLLTKTD; from the coding sequence ATGAACATTTTGTTTGCGGCAGCAGAAGCACATCCATTTATTAAAACAGGCGGGTTGGCTGATGTCATTGGCGCACTGCCGAAGGCACTTCGTCAGGCGGGGTGCGACGTCCGAATCATTTTGCCTAAATATGCGGGGATTCCCGATACTTATAAAAAGTCTCTACGTCCGGTAGCGGTAAAGCAAGTAGCCGTAGGCTGGCGTAATCAATATTGTGGAATAGAGGAACTGACATTAGACGGAATCAAGGTTTATTTTATAGACAATGAGTATTACTTCGGTCGTGACGGTATTTACGGTTATATGGATGATGGCGAACGCTTTTCCTTTTTTAACCGAGCGATTTTAGAAATGCTGCCTGAACTGAACTTTCGGCCGGATATTTTGCATTGTCATGATTGGCATACAGCAATGGTTCCGCTGCTTCTGAATGCCGATTATCGACATTTGCCCTTCTACAGCGATATTCGCACGGTGTTTACCATACATAATCTGCTGTATCAGGGGGATTTTCCGTATGAGGTCTTAACTGAGCTGCTCAACCTGGATGGGAGCTATTTCACCTCCGAGGGTGTGGAGTATCATGGCAGACTGAATTTTATGAAAGGTGGGCTTACGTACTCGGATCATGTCACGACCGTGAGTCCGACCTATGCAGAGGAGATTCAAACGGAATTTTACGGATATGGGCTTGAGGGTCTGCTTCGTAAATTGGGAGATCAGGGTCGCTTAACAGGGATTGTGAACGGAATTGACACCAAAAGCTATAATCCTGCTACGGACAATCGTATTTATACGAAGTACCGAACGAGTCTGACAAAGAAAAAGGAAAACAAAATTGGTCTGCAAAAGGAGCTGGGTCTGCCGGTACGGCCGGACGTACCTATGATTGCCATGGTAACCCGACTTGTAGATATGAAGGGGCTAGATCTGGTAACGAGAGTGCTTGATGAAATCTTGTATTATGATGATATCCAGTTTGTCGTTTTGGGAACAGGGGATCCGGCTTTTGAGCATTGGTTCCGTGAGGCAGCGGGACGCTATCCACTGAAAATGTCGGCGCAGCTTGCTTTTAGCGAACCTCTGTCACGAAAAATATATGCGGCAAGCGATATGTATCTTATGCCATCAAGGTTTGAGCCTTGCGGGATCAGCCAACTGCTAGCGCTTCGTTATGGAAGTATCCCTATTGTGCGAGAAACTGGGGGCCTTAACGATACCGTGCAGGCTTACAATGAGTCTACAGGGGAAGGAAATGGATTTAGCTTCACGAACTACAATGCACATGATATGCTGAACACCATTCGTCGTGCTGTTCATTTTTATCGCCAATCTGAGCATTGGTCGAAGCTTACACAGACGGCTTTCGCAGGAGAATATAGTTGGGATGTTTCAGCCGAAGCGTATATGGATATTTACCATTTGCTCACAAAGACGGACTGA